In Synechococcus sp. CC9616, the following are encoded in one genomic region:
- a CDS encoding DUF2130 domain-containing protein gives MNDIICPNCGKAFKVDDTGYAEILKQVRDREFEQQLQERLALAENDKRSAVSLAVEKIKAEMQTIAAQKELQIQELKASLDSRSISQQLAITEAVSAAEKQRDLLAGELQQVRDNNTTATRLAETKFAKEIQAITLRKDGELRDLRTQLESSGVQQKLAIREALTTVEKQRDELRNELSQSELKHQLAEQTLKERYELQIHDRDQAIERLRDMKARLSTKMVGETLEQHCETEFNRIRSAAFPRAYFEKDNDARSGSKGDYIFRDLDESDNEIISIMFEMKNEADTTATKKKNEDFFKELDKDRREKNCEYAVLVSLLEPDSELYNSGIVDVSHRFDKTYVIRPQFFIPFITLLRNAALKSLEVKAELALVKAQNIDITNFENELETFKDNFSRNTDLARRRFQTAIDEIDKSILHLQKTKDALIGADNNLRLANDKAQDVSIKKLTRRNPTMAAKFAEVRDQQDNS, from the coding sequence ATGAATGACATCATCTGCCCCAATTGCGGCAAGGCATTCAAGGTTGATGACACGGGATACGCCGAAATTCTCAAACAGGTTCGTGACCGAGAATTTGAACAACAACTGCAGGAGAGACTCGCGCTGGCAGAAAACGACAAGCGCAGTGCAGTCAGTCTAGCCGTTGAAAAAATCAAGGCCGAGATGCAAACAATTGCAGCGCAAAAAGAACTGCAAATTCAGGAGCTGAAGGCATCGCTCGATTCCCGTTCCATCAGCCAGCAGCTGGCCATTACCGAAGCGGTGAGTGCGGCCGAGAAGCAACGTGATCTTCTGGCTGGTGAACTACAGCAGGTGCGCGACAACAACACAACCGCGACCCGTCTTGCAGAAACAAAGTTCGCCAAGGAAATTCAGGCCATCACACTGAGAAAAGACGGAGAACTTCGCGATCTGCGTACCCAGTTGGAGTCCAGTGGGGTGCAGCAGAAGCTCGCGATCCGTGAGGCCCTGACCACGGTTGAGAAGCAGCGCGATGAGCTTCGCAACGAACTGAGCCAAAGCGAGCTCAAGCATCAGCTGGCAGAACAAACCCTCAAGGAGCGTTACGAGCTCCAGATCCATGACCGGGATCAGGCGATTGAGCGACTCCGAGACATGAAGGCCCGTCTCTCAACAAAAATGGTGGGCGAAACCCTTGAGCAGCACTGCGAAACGGAATTCAACCGAATCCGTTCTGCGGCCTTCCCGCGGGCCTACTTCGAAAAAGACAATGATGCCCGGAGTGGCAGCAAAGGCGATTACATCTTTCGCGATCTGGATGAAAGCGACAACGAAATCATCTCAATCATGTTTGAGATGAAAAACGAAGCCGATACAACAGCAACCAAGAAAAAAAACGAGGATTTCTTCAAAGAGCTCGACAAAGATCGTCGCGAAAAAAATTGTGAGTATGCCGTGCTTGTGTCACTTCTAGAGCCTGACAGCGAACTCTACAACTCCGGCATTGTTGACGTCTCTCATCGTTTCGACAAAACCTACGTCATCAGACCACAATTTTTCATTCCTTTTATTACTCTGCTCCGCAATGCGGCCTTGAAATCACTGGAGGTGAAAGCCGAACTCGCCTTGGTCAAAGCTCAGAACATCGATATCACCAACTTTGAGAACGAACTGGAAACATTCAAGGATAATTTCTCTCGCAACACCGATCTGGCAAGGCGCCGCTTCCAGACTGCCATCGATGAAATCGACAAGTCCATTCTTCACCTGCAGAAAACCAAGGATGCCCTGATCGGTGCTGACAACAATCTGCGGCTGGCTAACGACAAAGCTCAGGACGTTTCGATCAAAAAGCTGACGCGCCGTAATCCCACCATGGCGGCCAAGTTCGCAGAAGTGCGTGATCAACAGGACAACTCCTGA
- a CDS encoding chlorophyll a/b-binding protein, whose product MRSVNSSRYVEMARQQRRSAFLCKAERFNGRIAMLAVAAAAAAELTLGHPLLILHGHS is encoded by the coding sequence ATGCGCTCGGTCAACTCATCCCGTTATGTCGAGATGGCGAGGCAGCAGCGCCGCTCTGCCTTTCTATGCAAGGCAGAGCGCTTCAACGGCCGTATCGCCATGCTTGCCGTTGCGGCAGCGGCTGCTGCTGAGCTGACCCTTGGTCACCCACTTCTGATCCTCCATGGGCACAGCTGA
- the rpsU gene encoding 30S ribosomal protein S21 — MSQVTVGENEGIESALRRFKRSVAKAGIFSDLRRIRHHETPVEKYKRKLKQRSRNRRR, encoded by the coding sequence ATGAGTCAGGTCACTGTCGGTGAGAACGAGGGCATCGAATCAGCGCTACGTCGTTTCAAGCGCTCTGTAGCCAAAGCCGGCATCTTTTCCGATCTGCGTCGCATCCGCCACCACGAAACCCCTGTAGAGAAATACAAGCGCAAGCTCAAGCAGCGGTCCCGTAATCGCCGCCGTTGA
- a CDS encoding cytochrome P450, with translation MLRSLPSTGAVSGILEAVGFFRDPNFASRRFETYGDVFETTLIGQRLVFVRGDEAIEDLFQQSDAVQGWWPSSVRTLLGSRSLANRNGPAHKARRRVVGQLFAAAALRRYSPQIIAMVNNLADEVASTKSPIALADRMRRFAFSVIATTVLGLDGSDRDALFVDFEIWTKALFSLPVAIPGSPFAKALQARSRLLSKLQQVLADADGRRGGLDLLAGGLDEAGLPLSDEDLVEQLLLLLFAGYETTASSLSCLMRELLMQPELLFWLREELNGLVWPPTDDPTNSYDPGKAPRLQAVVNEVMRMTPPVGGFFRITTRPIALAGVEIPEGRVIQVALASSNRHGAGDLEKFRPQRHLDGSLQKSLLPFGGGERVCLGKALAELEIRLMTVGLLKQVSFSLCSDQDLDLQLIPSPSPKGGLLVSARD, from the coding sequence ATCCTCAGATCTCTCCCTTCAACCGGCGCCGTCAGCGGCATCCTTGAAGCCGTTGGGTTTTTTCGGGATCCGAACTTCGCTTCACGACGCTTTGAAACCTACGGCGACGTTTTTGAGACAACCCTGATTGGTCAGCGGCTGGTTTTCGTGCGTGGCGACGAGGCGATCGAGGACCTGTTTCAGCAATCGGATGCCGTTCAGGGTTGGTGGCCGAGCAGTGTTCGAACACTGCTGGGAAGCAGGTCATTGGCGAATCGCAACGGACCTGCCCACAAAGCACGTCGGCGGGTCGTCGGCCAGCTGTTCGCGGCGGCAGCCTTACGCCGCTACAGCCCCCAGATCATCGCCATGGTGAACAACCTGGCGGACGAGGTCGCATCAACCAAGTCGCCCATCGCTCTGGCGGATCGCATGCGGCGCTTTGCTTTTTCGGTGATCGCCACCACTGTTCTGGGCCTCGATGGCAGTGATCGAGACGCTCTTTTTGTCGATTTCGAAATCTGGACAAAAGCGCTGTTCTCGCTGCCTGTTGCCATCCCTGGCAGTCCCTTCGCCAAGGCTTTGCAGGCCCGATCCCGTTTGCTCAGCAAATTGCAGCAGGTGCTTGCCGACGCCGATGGTCGCCGTGGAGGCCTTGATCTGCTGGCTGGCGGACTCGATGAAGCCGGACTTCCACTCAGTGATGAGGATCTCGTGGAACAGCTTTTGCTGCTGTTGTTCGCCGGTTATGAGACCACGGCATCCTCCCTCTCATGCCTGATGCGAGAACTGCTGATGCAGCCTGAGCTGCTGTTCTGGCTACGGGAGGAACTGAACGGCCTGGTCTGGCCGCCAACCGACGACCCCACCAACAGCTACGACCCTGGCAAGGCTCCCCGGTTGCAGGCTGTGGTGAACGAAGTCATGCGAATGACCCCTCCGGTGGGAGGCTTTTTTCGGATCACCACTCGTCCGATCGCATTGGCGGGCGTTGAAATCCCTGAAGGTCGCGTGATCCAGGTGGCACTGGCTTCTTCCAACCGCCACGGCGCAGGCGATCTCGAAAAATTTCGACCGCAGCGTCACCTCGACGGATCCCTGCAGAAAAGTCTTCTGCCGTTCGGAGGTGGTGAACGTGTCTGCCTCGGAAAAGCACTGGCTGAACTTGAAATTCGTCTGATGACGGTTGGCCTGCTGAAACAGGTGTCGTTCAGTCTCTGCTCCGACCAGGACCTCGACCTTCAGCTGATCCCCAGCCCCTCCCCGAAGGGCGGGCTGCTGGTGAGCGCCAGAGATTGA
- a CDS encoding chlorophyll a/b-binding protein: MSDSVSQPRDDWYQEAAKSQIQGERMNRAELLNGRVAMLGFLIGLLTEVITGHGIASQITFGLFGQG; this comes from the coding sequence ATGTCCGACTCCGTCAGCCAGCCTCGCGACGACTGGTATCAGGAGGCAGCCAAGTCCCAGATTCAGGGTGAGCGCATGAATCGCGCAGAGCTCCTGAATGGTCGTGTGGCCATGCTCGGTTTTCTGATCGGATTGCTCACGGAAGTGATCACCGGTCATGGCATTGCCAGCCAGATCACTTTCGGATTGTTTGGTCAGGGCTGA
- a CDS encoding alpha/beta family hydrolase, with product MSVSDRRLFDGPTSSKATLLLAHGAGAGMECSFMQATAQGLAGLGWHVVRFEFPYMQRQRLLGKRRPPDRADILIEHFREQVGTLAGSSPLFIGGKSMGGRIASLVAASLFDQDQIRACLCLGYPFHPLGRPDNLRIEHLQTITAPVLVVQGERDAMGRMAEVEAYPLAPAVELAWIPDGDHSFKPRQHSGHSESSNLKLAVEMADRFLCKFL from the coding sequence ATGTCTGTGTCCGATCGTCGTCTGTTTGACGGACCAACATCGTCAAAAGCCACTCTGCTTCTGGCTCATGGAGCGGGAGCTGGCATGGAGTGTTCTTTCATGCAGGCAACAGCTCAGGGGCTTGCAGGGCTCGGTTGGCATGTTGTCCGTTTCGAGTTCCCCTACATGCAGCGTCAGAGGCTCCTCGGCAAGAGGCGTCCTCCAGACCGCGCCGACATTTTGATTGAACACTTTCGAGAGCAGGTCGGCACGCTTGCAGGCTCGAGCCCCCTATTCATTGGCGGTAAGTCGATGGGTGGTCGTATCGCCAGCCTGGTTGCCGCATCGTTGTTTGATCAGGATCAGATCAGGGCTTGTCTTTGCCTGGGATATCCCTTTCATCCACTGGGTCGGCCCGACAACCTCAGGATTGAACACCTGCAGACAATCACGGCCCCTGTGCTGGTTGTGCAAGGGGAGCGTGATGCCATGGGGCGCATGGCTGAGGTGGAAGCCTATCCCCTGGCACCAGCGGTTGAGCTGGCCTGGATCCCTGACGGAGACCACAGCTTCAAGCCACGTCAGCATTCAGGGCACAGCGAGTCGTCGAACCTGAAACTCGCTGTTGAAATGGCTGACCGCTTTCTTTGCAAGTTCCTGTAA
- a CDS encoding DoxX family protein, with translation MVRAILTKPFVGDLGLLLLRVFTGALLIHHGYEKLANIDNFADAFVRPLHLPFPILLSYVAAFSEIVGSWLLITGLLTRFGALAVAGTISVAIYHAIITAGFNIYLLELLGLYFAAAVAILAVGPGCFSIDELVSRRFEPDLEFTSESLEQLLKRTPSLSDVPAAR, from the coding sequence ATGGTCCGCGCCATTCTCACAAAGCCGTTCGTCGGCGATCTGGGTCTACTGCTCCTGCGCGTCTTCACCGGAGCTCTGCTGATTCACCACGGTTACGAAAAGCTGGCCAATATCGACAATTTCGCTGACGCCTTCGTCCGGCCACTGCACCTTCCTTTCCCGATTCTGCTGTCGTACGTCGCTGCGTTTTCGGAAATTGTCGGCAGCTGGCTGCTGATCACGGGTCTGCTCACCCGCTTCGGCGCCCTTGCCGTTGCCGGAACTATCTCAGTTGCGATCTATCACGCAATCATCACGGCCGGATTCAACATCTATCTGCTTGAACTGCTTGGTCTTTATTTCGCAGCTGCTGTGGCGATCCTTGCCGTCGGGCCTGGTTGTTTCTCCATCGACGAGCTGGTCAGCCGTCGTTTCGAGCCCGATCTGGAATTCACCTCAGAGTCCCTTGAGCAGCTGCTGAAGCGCACTCCGAGCCTGAGTGATGTGCCTGCTGCGCGCTGA
- a CDS encoding DUF3303 domain-containing protein, with protein MQFYVVNGQVPSETQDEGYTAFIDYMENGAPEDKTDGFELVARLHMPESGRICVICKAVDAKALFRHFMFWRSMFGVEFEYSPALTCGEMVEMQKQHNTRLGAAD; from the coding sequence ATGCAGTTTTACGTCGTCAACGGTCAGGTCCCCTCGGAAACGCAGGACGAGGGCTACACCGCCTTCATCGACTACATGGAAAACGGAGCCCCGGAAGACAAAACCGACGGCTTCGAGCTTGTCGCTCGCCTGCACATGCCTGAGTCGGGACGCATCTGCGTGATCTGCAAAGCCGTGGATGCCAAGGCCCTGTTTCGCCATTTCATGTTCTGGCGTTCGATGTTCGGGGTCGAGTTCGAGTACAGCCCGGCCCTCACCTGCGGCGAGATGGTGGAGATGCAGAAGCAGCACAACACCCGGCTAGGCGCAGCTGACTGA
- a CDS encoding SDR family oxidoreductase, whose amino-acid sequence MIKRVAVSGASGKTGYRVVEELLEEGFEPRLLLRPDSVLPDQLSSCHQHRLSLFDQQALDQALQGVDALVIATGARPSVDLSGPMRVDAWSVKSQVESCKRVGVSRVILVSSLCAGRWRHPLNLFGLILVWKRVGERTLEASGLDWTVIRPGGLSEREDNVAAEGIRWSDADQQESNSIPRRLVARCCVEALQVPASIGRILEVTSDPELPQRSMQQALA is encoded by the coding sequence ATGATCAAGCGTGTCGCCGTCAGTGGGGCGTCCGGCAAAACGGGTTACCGCGTTGTTGAGGAGCTGTTGGAAGAAGGGTTCGAGCCACGGCTGTTGCTGCGCCCGGATTCCGTGCTGCCCGATCAGCTCAGCAGCTGCCACCAGCATCGACTCAGCCTGTTTGATCAGCAGGCCCTCGATCAAGCTCTGCAGGGCGTTGATGCCCTGGTGATTGCAACGGGTGCTCGGCCGTCAGTCGACCTTTCCGGGCCGATGCGGGTGGATGCCTGGTCAGTGAAGTCCCAGGTGGAGAGCTGCAAAAGAGTTGGGGTGAGCCGGGTGATTCTGGTGAGCTCTCTCTGTGCCGGCCGCTGGAGACATCCACTCAACCTGTTTGGGCTGATCCTGGTGTGGAAACGGGTTGGTGAGCGAACTCTTGAAGCCAGTGGTCTGGACTGGACAGTGATTCGCCCCGGAGGCCTTTCAGAGCGCGAAGACAACGTGGCCGCTGAGGGCATCCGTTGGAGTGATGCTGACCAACAGGAGAGCAATTCGATCCCGAGGCGCTTGGTGGCCCGTTGTTGTGTCGAGGCCTTGCAAGTGCCTGCTTCGATCGGCCGCATCCTTGAAGTCACCAGTGATCCGGAACTGCCCCAGAGATCGATGCAACAGGCACTGGCCTGA
- a CDS encoding DoxX family protein has protein sequence MTTELFDRLGRLALASMFIAAVPGKISDFAGTVAGIASKGVPEPVASLMLAGAIAFLVLGSILLVFGRTTRIGAALLLIFLVPTTLLFHAFPPDSGLIRNVTFAGALLLAITRPRLSRP, from the coding sequence ATGACGACTGAGCTCTTTGATCGTCTGGGACGTCTGGCGTTGGCGTCCATGTTCATCGCAGCTGTGCCAGGAAAAATCAGCGATTTTGCTGGCACGGTTGCCGGCATCGCATCCAAAGGTGTCCCGGAGCCGGTGGCTTCTCTGATGTTGGCAGGGGCCATCGCCTTTCTTGTTCTGGGATCGATCCTTCTTGTCTTCGGTCGCACCACCCGTATCGGCGCGGCACTGCTTCTGATTTTCCTGGTGCCGACCACCCTCTTGTTTCACGCTTTTCCGCCTGACTCAGGACTGATTCGCAACGTCACCTTCGCTGGTGCCCTGCTTTTGGCGATCACCCGGCCTCGACTGTCCCGACCATGA
- a CDS encoding CP12 domain-containing protein: MKTIDEHIQKDQEEFLKALAEHNDGKVRHLTEELQWLLDHKKQFPDDTHDPSPLELFCEQNPDEPECLVYDD; encoded by the coding sequence ATGAAAACGATCGACGAGCACATCCAGAAGGATCAAGAGGAATTTCTGAAGGCTCTGGCAGAGCACAACGACGGCAAGGTCCGTCACCTCACCGAAGAGCTTCAATGGCTTCTGGATCACAAGAAGCAGTTCCCCGACGACACGCACGATCCATCTCCGTTGGAGCTGTTCTGCGAACAAAATCCAGACGAGCCTGAATGTCTCGTTTATGACGACTGA
- a CDS encoding DUF4278 domain-containing protein: MTTLLYRGQSYEQGSLATSQLRYDRGIYGDRQKDACSHPVLTYRGCTYTAGQSDTFSSGGNFHYRGVSYSR, translated from the coding sequence ATGACCACACTTCTCTACCGGGGTCAGAGCTACGAGCAAGGCTCTCTCGCAACCTCTCAGTTGCGGTACGACCGCGGTATTTACGGTGACCGCCAGAAGGATGCGTGCAGTCATCCTGTCCTCACTTATCGGGGCTGCACCTACACCGCTGGTCAGTCCGATACCTTTTCTTCAGGCGGCAATTTCCATTATCGCGGGGTGTCCTACAGCCGCTGA
- a CDS encoding DUF481 domain-containing protein translates to MLESESTDDVRVLISPVLGRLEIDVASIKVPEPDPLWKSSISGGFNGNDSDGDGSFSGNISASTRYKDADQIFVLSGGINYSRNDDKDKDPEIKTKKGNLSLSYDRFVSSNITAYTLTNYNYDYLKDSGVNDFVASVGVGFPLIKSDTTTLSIKTGPSLEWIGGGNDCSSNEYCGNSYGGAFFGVDFGWKPTPWFHFGVANQFRANFASEVKPSNSFAATFKFIPSTQTNLFTSLKFQSTYQSMSTPASNNTVSGQIGVDF, encoded by the coding sequence TTGCTCGAAAGCGAAAGCACCGATGACGTGCGCGTTCTGATCAGTCCAGTCCTTGGACGACTCGAAATCGACGTGGCATCAATCAAGGTTCCTGAACCAGACCCACTTTGGAAAAGCAGCATCAGCGGAGGATTCAACGGCAACGACAGCGATGGTGATGGAAGCTTCAGCGGAAACATCAGCGCTTCAACCCGATACAAAGACGCTGATCAGATCTTCGTGCTGTCGGGCGGAATCAACTACAGCCGCAACGACGACAAAGACAAAGACCCCGAAATCAAAACCAAGAAAGGAAATCTTTCACTCTCCTACGACAGGTTTGTAAGTTCTAATATCACCGCTTACACGTTAACAAATTATAACTACGATTACTTAAAAGACTCTGGAGTCAACGATTTCGTCGCCTCCGTCGGTGTGGGATTCCCACTGATCAAATCCGACACAACTACACTGAGCATCAAAACAGGTCCCTCACTGGAGTGGATCGGTGGAGGAAACGATTGCTCGAGCAATGAGTACTGCGGAAACAGCTACGGAGGTGCTTTCTTCGGGGTTGATTTCGGCTGGAAACCCACACCATGGTTCCATTTCGGTGTAGCAAATCAGTTCAGAGCAAATTTCGCATCCGAGGTGAAGCCTTCCAACTCTTTCGCCGCAACCTTCAAATTCATCCCATCAACACAGACCAACCTGTTCACATCGTTGAAATTTCAATCCACTTACCAGAGCATGAGTACACCAGCATCGAACAACACTGTCTCTGGACAGATAGGGGTTGATTTTTAA
- a CDS encoding nuclear transport factor 2 family protein yields the protein MLTPPLDAQKIRELFTKPYGIAAPTAEQWKAIYAHNVEFIDPTQTTSGVESYIRAQQSLMQRCDDVFLETGCVAIENNVAFIEWRMGLKIKGIEFIYPGATRLVFGSDGLIIKHRDYFDFVGPTFEPVPIIGNFVRWIYKRFVS from the coding sequence ATGCTGACGCCGCCGCTGGATGCACAGAAAATCCGCGAACTGTTCACGAAGCCTTACGGGATAGCAGCACCCACAGCTGAGCAATGGAAGGCCATATACGCTCACAATGTTGAGTTCATTGACCCAACACAAACAACATCCGGCGTTGAGTCCTACATCCGAGCGCAGCAGAGCCTCATGCAACGTTGTGACGATGTTTTTCTTGAAACAGGGTGCGTTGCGATTGAAAATAATGTCGCCTTCATCGAATGGCGAATGGGACTGAAGATCAAGGGTATTGAATTCATTTATCCAGGAGCAACACGTCTTGTTTTCGGCAGCGATGGGCTCATCATCAAGCACAGGGATTACTTTGACTTCGTTGGGCCGACCTTCGAACCAGTACCAATCATTGGCAATTTCGTACGCTGGATATACAAGCGCTTCGTCTCCTGA